The following are encoded together in the Vidua macroura isolate BioBank_ID:100142 chromosome 6, ASM2450914v1, whole genome shotgun sequence genome:
- the ENTPD5 gene encoding nucleoside diphosphate phosphatase ENTPD5 isoform X1 translates to MRCWKAPKGRMTFCSPVIADTCLTASRGPGKMASSRLPILMALAFSFLPFVLSHSNREMWFQDFFPPDMCPINAKANTFYGIMFDAGSTGTRIHIYTFVQKSPENLPEVEGEIFESVKPGLSAYADQPEKGAETVKTLLDMAVDAVPPHLWKKTPVVLKATAGLRLLSEEKAQALLSEVKEVFEESPFLVPEDSVGIMDGSHEGILAWITVNFLTGQLSGQNQQTVGILDLGGASTQITFLPRFEETLKETPEDFLTSFEMFNSTYKLYTHSYLGFGLKAARLATLGALNMEVVDGQMFRSSCLPKQLEAEWHFGGVKYQYGGNKEGETGFKPCYLEVLKVVKGKLHQPDEIRGSSFYAFSYYYDRAADTNLIDYEHGGVLEVRNFERKAKEVCDNMERYKSASPFLCMDLTYITALLKEGFGFRDNTILKLTKKVNNIETSWTLGATFYLLQSLGMTY, encoded by the exons ATGAGGTGTTGGAAAGCACCTAAAGGGAGAAT GACCTTCTGCAGCCCTGTGATTGCTGATACATGCTTGACAGCCTCAAGGGGTCCTGGCAAGATGGCATCTTCCAGACTTCCCATCCTTATGGCGTtggcattttcctttttgcccTTTGTTCTTTCACATTCAAACAGGGAAATGTGGTTTCAGGATTTCTTTCCACCTGATATGTGCCCTATAAATGCCAAAGCAAACACTTTTTATGGCATCATGTTTGACGCAGGAAGCACTGGAACCCGTATTCATATTTACACCTTTGTGCAGAAGAGCCCAG AAAACCTTCCAGAGGTGGAAGGGGAAATCTTTGAGTCTGTGAAGCCAGGTCTGTCTGCATATGCTGATCAGCCTGAAAAG ggTGCTGAAACTGTCAAAACATTGCTGGACATGGCCGTAGATGCTGTGCCACCTCATCTCTGGAAAAAGACCCCAGTAGTGTTAAAAGCCACGGCTGGACTTCGCTTGCTGTCAGAGGAGAAAGCTCAGGCTCTGCTTTCAGAG GTGAAAGAAGTCTTTGAAGAATCACCATTCCTTGTTCCAGAGGACAGTGTTGGCATCATGGACGGATCTCATGAAG GAATTTTAGCCTGGATCACTGTGAACTTTTTGACAG GGCAGCTGTCTGGCCAGAACCAGCAAACTGTTGGGATTCTGGACTTGGGAGGAGCCTCAACCCAAATCACATTCCTGCCACGGTTTGAG GAAACTCTGAAGGAAACCCCTGAGGATTTTCTTACCTCATTTGAAATGTTTAATAGCACGTACAAGCTCTATACCCACAG TTATTTGGGTTTTGGACTAAAAGCTGCAAGACTGGCAACACTTGGAGCTTTGAATATGGAAG TTGTGGATGGACAAATGTTCCGCAGTTCTTGTTTGCCTAAGCAGTTGGAGGCAGAGTGGCACTTCGGGGGAGTGAAATATCAGTATGGTGGCAACAAAGAAG GAGAAACAGGATTCAAGCCTTGCTACTTGGAAGTACTCAAGGTTGTCAAAGGGAAACTTCACCAACCAGATGAGATTCGTGGAAGTTCCTTCTATGCTTTCTCCTATTACTATGATCGAGCAGCTGACACCAACCTAATCG ATTATGAACACGGAGGTGTTTTGGAAGTAAGAAATTTTGAGAGAAAAGCCAAAGAAG tcTGTGATAACATGGAGAGGTACAAGTCAGCCAGTCCTTTCCTCTGCATGGATCTCACTTACATCACTGCTTTATTAAAGGAAGGTTTTGGATTTAGGGACAACACAATCTTAAAG TTGACAAAGAAAGTAAACAACATAGAGACAAGCTGGACTTTGGGTGCTACCTTTTACCTGCTGCAGTCTCTGGGGATGACTTATTGA
- the ENTPD5 gene encoding nucleoside diphosphate phosphatase ENTPD5 isoform X2: MASSRLPILMALAFSFLPFVLSHSNREMWFQDFFPPDMCPINAKANTFYGIMFDAGSTGTRIHIYTFVQKSPENLPEVEGEIFESVKPGLSAYADQPEKGAETVKTLLDMAVDAVPPHLWKKTPVVLKATAGLRLLSEEKAQALLSEVKEVFEESPFLVPEDSVGIMDGSHEGILAWITVNFLTGQLSGQNQQTVGILDLGGASTQITFLPRFEETLKETPEDFLTSFEMFNSTYKLYTHSYLGFGLKAARLATLGALNMEVVDGQMFRSSCLPKQLEAEWHFGGVKYQYGGNKEGETGFKPCYLEVLKVVKGKLHQPDEIRGSSFYAFSYYYDRAADTNLIDYEHGGVLEVRNFERKAKEVCDNMERYKSASPFLCMDLTYITALLKEGFGFRDNTILKLTKKVNNIETSWTLGATFYLLQSLGMTY; this comes from the exons ATGGCATCTTCCAGACTTCCCATCCTTATGGCGTtggcattttcctttttgcccTTTGTTCTTTCACATTCAAACAGGGAAATGTGGTTTCAGGATTTCTTTCCACCTGATATGTGCCCTATAAATGCCAAAGCAAACACTTTTTATGGCATCATGTTTGACGCAGGAAGCACTGGAACCCGTATTCATATTTACACCTTTGTGCAGAAGAGCCCAG AAAACCTTCCAGAGGTGGAAGGGGAAATCTTTGAGTCTGTGAAGCCAGGTCTGTCTGCATATGCTGATCAGCCTGAAAAG ggTGCTGAAACTGTCAAAACATTGCTGGACATGGCCGTAGATGCTGTGCCACCTCATCTCTGGAAAAAGACCCCAGTAGTGTTAAAAGCCACGGCTGGACTTCGCTTGCTGTCAGAGGAGAAAGCTCAGGCTCTGCTTTCAGAG GTGAAAGAAGTCTTTGAAGAATCACCATTCCTTGTTCCAGAGGACAGTGTTGGCATCATGGACGGATCTCATGAAG GAATTTTAGCCTGGATCACTGTGAACTTTTTGACAG GGCAGCTGTCTGGCCAGAACCAGCAAACTGTTGGGATTCTGGACTTGGGAGGAGCCTCAACCCAAATCACATTCCTGCCACGGTTTGAG GAAACTCTGAAGGAAACCCCTGAGGATTTTCTTACCTCATTTGAAATGTTTAATAGCACGTACAAGCTCTATACCCACAG TTATTTGGGTTTTGGACTAAAAGCTGCAAGACTGGCAACACTTGGAGCTTTGAATATGGAAG TTGTGGATGGACAAATGTTCCGCAGTTCTTGTTTGCCTAAGCAGTTGGAGGCAGAGTGGCACTTCGGGGGAGTGAAATATCAGTATGGTGGCAACAAAGAAG GAGAAACAGGATTCAAGCCTTGCTACTTGGAAGTACTCAAGGTTGTCAAAGGGAAACTTCACCAACCAGATGAGATTCGTGGAAGTTCCTTCTATGCTTTCTCCTATTACTATGATCGAGCAGCTGACACCAACCTAATCG ATTATGAACACGGAGGTGTTTTGGAAGTAAGAAATTTTGAGAGAAAAGCCAAAGAAG tcTGTGATAACATGGAGAGGTACAAGTCAGCCAGTCCTTTCCTCTGCATGGATCTCACTTACATCACTGCTTTATTAAAGGAAGGTTTTGGATTTAGGGACAACACAATCTTAAAG TTGACAAAGAAAGTAAACAACATAGAGACAAGCTGGACTTTGGGTGCTACCTTTTACCTGCTGCAGTCTCTGGGGATGACTTATTGA